In Rhizobium sp. ARZ01, a genomic segment contains:
- a CDS encoding extensin family protein → MPVARPVQKNVKPDNAAPPAEELRKEELQPPPPPLMEERATVVDACIAELRSAGAVVKVTERIDPKNGCGIARPVTVSRLTPDIEIVPEATLRCETALQLQRWTREAIVPATKAAMPDKRLVGLDQASAYVCRNRNGAPNGKISEHAFGNAIDIAAFAFSDGSQLAIAPREEDASTEGALQRAAVATACLYFTTVLDPGSDAAHETHLHLDVKKRANGYRYCW, encoded by the coding sequence GTGCCGGTTGCGCGGCCTGTGCAGAAGAACGTCAAACCGGACAACGCGGCACCACCGGCCGAGGAACTGCGAAAAGAGGAACTACAACCACCGCCTCCGCCGCTCATGGAGGAACGTGCGACCGTCGTTGACGCCTGCATTGCCGAGTTGAGATCGGCGGGCGCCGTCGTCAAGGTTACAGAGCGGATCGACCCGAAGAACGGCTGCGGCATTGCACGACCGGTCACGGTCTCGCGCCTTACTCCCGATATCGAGATCGTGCCCGAAGCGACATTGCGTTGCGAGACGGCACTCCAGCTTCAGCGGTGGACCCGCGAAGCGATCGTTCCCGCGACCAAGGCGGCGATGCCGGATAAGCGGCTCGTCGGGCTGGATCAGGCCTCCGCCTACGTCTGCCGCAACCGCAATGGCGCACCGAACGGAAAGATCTCCGAGCATGCGTTCGGCAACGCGATCGACATCGCGGCATTTGCCTTTTCGGACGGCAGTCAGCTTGCGATCGCGCCGCGCGAGGAGGATGCGTCAACCGAGGGCGCGCTGCAGCGTGCCGCGGTTGCCACTGCCTGTCTGTATTTCACCACAGTCCTCGATCCGGGCAGCGACGCCGCACACGAAACCCATCTGCATCTCGACGTCAAAAAGCGGGCGAATGGATATAGATATTGTTGGTAG
- a CDS encoding DUF1993 domain-containing protein, protein MPLSMHRLSVPVFVRGLTVLSTLLDKAQAYAGENKIAPEVLINARLAPDMLPFSAQIQRVSDTAKNALGRLTGTDAPSFPDTETTFAELKARIDNTIAYLNSIREADMKGSETREVVLNVGKLKVTFSGENYLLEFALPNFFFHVTTAYDILRHNGLEIGKGDYLGPYD, encoded by the coding sequence ATGCCTCTTTCCATGCATCGCCTGTCCGTTCCGGTCTTCGTTCGCGGCCTTACGGTACTGTCGACACTTCTAGACAAGGCGCAAGCCTACGCGGGCGAAAACAAGATCGCCCCGGAAGTGCTCATCAATGCGCGGCTGGCTCCAGACATGCTGCCCTTCTCGGCACAGATCCAGCGTGTCAGCGACACCGCGAAAAATGCATTGGGGCGGCTGACCGGCACCGATGCGCCGAGCTTTCCCGATACGGAAACAACGTTTGCAGAATTAAAGGCGCGCATCGACAACACCATCGCCTACCTGAACTCGATCCGGGAAGCCGATATGAAAGGAAGCGAAACCCGTGAGGTCGTCCTCAATGTCGGCAAGCTCAAGGTGACGTTTTCAGGCGAAAACTATCTGCTGGAATTCGCGCTTCCGAACTTCTTTTTCCACGTCACGACCGCATACGACATTCTCCGCCACAATGGCCTGGAAATCGGCAAGGGGGACTATCTCGGCCCCTACGATTAG
- a CDS encoding TonB-dependent hemoglobin/transferrin/lactoferrin family receptor, whose product MTSNTPLTRTLLAGTAIAIALGAASALAQEATNASANQATNLDTITVEGASDPQALSPLTQTTDRAEIEERMITDFQDFSRRIDAGVNFNTQNNSINIRGLQTDRVLTTLDGIRVPWLADPRDSAVGGLNAFDFDSLSAIDITKGTDSSRYGSGALGGVVGLRTLNPEDLIADGKNFGALTKTTYDSANESVGANAALAGRYNDTWLMIQGGYKKGHETDNQGDIGGYGLSRTEPNPMDFDQGNVLAKIHQYIDGGHRFGLTGEIFNLDEDTDNMRSTTAAYEPGSLHTGEEVNRKRVSASYDFISPDGNDWLDAASVVTYWQRQGLNSTTDGFRLPAGPVGSPYAFPFGVYKRDNLIEQTTYGINGDAAKAVELGGIEHNFRFGGELYDQKTHQYSWGQDNCPDGPLPPFASCLFLHSNASDMPDVNSVALGLYVEDDIRLMDDRLTLTPGLRFDWYRHSPKSTAAYEASPNFDAAYLNSASDSRFSPKLRAAWQANTELELYAQWSQGFRAPTATELYQNFGAPGTYARIGNPDLETETSNGFEIGTNYVSDAYTVSTTVFNNYYRNFIDMVQLVPPGGEYPVAGVTGYENLAHVQIYGVEFAGEWRFTDEWRTWGSVAWAHGKDTDTDQNLNSVAPLRAIIGLGYAAETWGSDVSLTTAGARNKVSDGGFKAPGYGIVDATAWWEPEQMAGLRVQAGVFNIFDKKYWDAISVPDNTTEASRDFYSEPGRSFRLSLTKSF is encoded by the coding sequence ATGACTTCGAATACGCCGCTGACCAGAACGCTGCTGGCCGGTACGGCCATCGCGATCGCGCTCGGCGCAGCATCCGCTCTTGCGCAGGAGGCAACGAACGCCTCGGCAAATCAAGCGACCAACCTGGACACGATCACAGTCGAGGGGGCGAGCGACCCGCAAGCACTTTCCCCGCTCACCCAAACGACCGACCGGGCCGAAATCGAAGAACGCATGATCACCGATTTCCAGGATTTCTCCCGGCGCATTGACGCCGGCGTCAACTTCAATACGCAGAACAACAGCATCAACATTCGCGGGCTCCAGACCGATCGCGTGCTGACCACGCTCGACGGCATCCGCGTGCCATGGCTAGCAGATCCGCGCGATTCCGCCGTCGGCGGTCTGAACGCATTCGATTTCGACAGCCTTTCCGCCATAGATATCACGAAGGGCACCGACTCGAGCCGCTATGGCTCCGGCGCGCTGGGGGGTGTGGTCGGCCTCAGGACACTGAACCCGGAGGATCTGATTGCCGACGGCAAGAATTTCGGCGCCCTGACGAAAACCACCTACGACAGTGCAAATGAAAGCGTGGGCGCCAACGCAGCCCTGGCCGGACGTTACAATGACACCTGGTTGATGATCCAGGGCGGCTACAAGAAGGGCCATGAAACTGACAATCAGGGCGATATCGGTGGCTATGGCCTGAGCAGGACCGAACCAAACCCGATGGACTTCGATCAGGGCAACGTGCTTGCCAAGATCCATCAGTACATCGATGGCGGCCATCGCTTCGGCCTGACGGGCGAAATCTTCAATCTAGACGAAGACACCGACAACATGCGGTCAACGACGGCCGCATACGAACCTGGATCGCTGCACACAGGCGAGGAGGTCAACCGCAAGCGCGTTTCGGCCTCCTACGACTTCATCTCGCCTGATGGGAATGATTGGCTGGACGCAGCCAGCGTCGTCACCTACTGGCAGAGGCAAGGGCTCAACAGCACGACCGATGGTTTCCGCCTGCCTGCAGGCCCCGTAGGGAGCCCCTATGCCTTTCCATTTGGTGTCTACAAGCGCGACAACCTGATCGAGCAGACCACCTATGGCATCAACGGCGATGCGGCAAAGGCGGTCGAGCTCGGCGGCATAGAGCACAACTTCCGTTTCGGCGGCGAGTTGTACGACCAGAAGACGCATCAGTACTCCTGGGGGCAGGATAACTGCCCAGATGGACCGCTGCCTCCTTTTGCGTCCTGCCTGTTCCTGCACTCCAACGCCTCCGACATGCCGGACGTCAATAGTGTTGCGCTGGGCCTTTATGTCGAGGACGACATCAGACTAATGGACGACCGTCTGACGCTGACGCCGGGCCTGCGCTTTGACTGGTATCGCCATTCGCCGAAGTCGACGGCGGCCTACGAGGCAAGTCCGAACTTCGATGCGGCCTATCTGAACTCGGCCAGCGATTCCCGCTTCTCGCCGAAGCTTCGGGCGGCCTGGCAGGCCAACACAGAATTGGAGCTGTACGCCCAATGGTCCCAAGGCTTCCGCGCGCCGACGGCGACGGAGCTCTACCAGAACTTCGGCGCGCCGGGCACCTACGCCCGCATCGGCAATCCGGATCTGGAAACAGAGACCAGCAACGGCTTCGAAATCGGCACCAACTATGTTTCGGACGCGTATACAGTCTCGACGACCGTCTTCAACAACTACTACCGTAATTTCATCGACATGGTGCAGCTCGTACCGCCCGGCGGCGAGTATCCGGTTGCAGGCGTTACCGGCTACGAGAACCTCGCGCACGTGCAAATCTACGGTGTCGAATTTGCGGGTGAGTGGCGTTTCACTGATGAATGGCGGACATGGGGGTCGGTTGCCTGGGCACACGGCAAGGATACCGACACGGACCAAAACCTGAACTCGGTCGCCCCGCTGCGCGCCATCATCGGCCTCGGCTATGCGGCCGAGACCTGGGGATCCGATGTCTCGCTGACGACGGCCGGTGCCCGCAACAAGGTGAGCGACGGCGGTTTCAAGGCGCCCGGCTACGGCATCGTCGATGCCACCGCATGGTGGGAGCCGGAACAGATGGCGGGTCTCCGCGTCCAGGCCGGTGTCTTCAACATCTTCGACAAGAAGTACTGGGATGCGATCAGCGTGCCCGACAACACTACGGAGGCGAGCCGCGACTTCTACAGCGAGCCGGGACGCTCGTTCCGCCTTTCGCTGACGAAGAGCTTCTGA
- a CDS encoding formate--tetrahydrofolate ligase, with amino-acid sequence MTEVKSDIEIARAAKKKPILEIGAKLGIPAEHLLPYGHDKAKISASFIADQREKKDGRLILVTAINPTPAGEGKTTTTVGLGDGLNRIGKKAIVCIREASLGPCFGVKGGAAGGGYAQVVPMEDMNLHFTGDFHAITSAHNLLAALIDNHIYWGNEQNIDIRRVAWRRVMDMNDRALRDIVCSLGGVANGYPREGGFDITVASEVMAILCLSNDLKDLEKRLGNIIIGYRRDKSPVFARDIKADGAMTVLLKDAMQPNLVQTLENNPAFVHGGPFANIAHGCNSVVATKTALKLADYVVTEAGFGADLGAEKFFDIKCRKAGLHPDAAVIVATARAMKMNGGVKKEDLGHENVEAVHKGCANLGRHVQNVKKFGVPVVVAINHFITDTDREIQAIKDYVATLGAEAVLCKHWAQGSAGIEELSRKVVELAESGHSQFAPLYPDDMSLFHKIETIAKDIYHAGEVIADKSVRDQLHAWEAQGYGHLPICMAKTQYSFSTDPNLRGAPEGHTVPVREVRLSAGAGFIVVITGEIMTMPGLPKVPSSEKIFLNEMGQIEGLF; translated from the coding sequence ATGACCGAGGTCAAATCCGATATCGAAATTGCCCGTGCGGCGAAGAAAAAGCCGATCCTGGAGATCGGCGCCAAGCTAGGGATCCCGGCCGAGCACCTGCTTCCCTATGGGCATGACAAGGCCAAGATCAGCGCCTCGTTCATCGCGGACCAAAGAGAAAAGAAAGATGGCAGGCTCATCCTCGTCACCGCGATCAACCCGACGCCTGCCGGTGAAGGCAAGACGACGACCACCGTCGGCCTCGGCGACGGTCTGAATCGGATCGGCAAGAAGGCTATCGTATGCATCCGGGAAGCCTCGCTCGGCCCCTGCTTCGGCGTGAAGGGCGGCGCTGCTGGCGGCGGTTACGCACAGGTCGTGCCGATGGAGGACATGAACCTCCACTTCACCGGCGATTTCCACGCAATCACCTCGGCTCACAATCTGCTGGCGGCCCTGATCGACAACCACATCTATTGGGGCAACGAACAGAATATCGACATCCGCCGCGTCGCCTGGCGCCGTGTGATGGACATGAACGACCGGGCGCTTCGCGACATCGTCTGCTCGCTCGGTGGTGTCGCCAACGGCTATCCGCGCGAGGGTGGCTTCGACATCACCGTCGCCTCGGAGGTCATGGCGATTCTCTGTCTTTCGAACGACTTGAAGGACCTGGAAAAGCGTCTCGGCAACATCATCATCGGCTACCGCCGCGACAAGAGCCCGGTTTTCGCCCGCGACATCAAGGCCGATGGCGCGATGACCGTTCTGCTCAAGGATGCGATGCAGCCGAACCTGGTGCAGACGCTGGAGAACAATCCGGCCTTCGTCCACGGCGGCCCCTTCGCCAATATCGCGCACGGCTGCAACTCGGTGGTTGCGACCAAGACAGCACTGAAGCTCGCCGACTACGTCGTCACCGAAGCCGGCTTCGGCGCCGACCTCGGCGCGGAGAAGTTCTTCGACATCAAGTGCCGCAAGGCCGGGCTGCATCCGGATGCCGCGGTGATCGTTGCGACGGCGCGTGCCATGAAGATGAACGGCGGGGTGAAGAAGGAAGACCTCGGCCATGAGAACGTCGAGGCCGTCCACAAGGGCTGCGCCAACCTCGGCCGCCATGTGCAGAACGTGAAGAAGTTCGGTGTGCCGGTCGTGGTGGCGATCAATCACTTCATCACCGACACCGATCGCGAGATCCAGGCGATCAAGGACTATGTCGCCACGCTCGGCGCCGAGGCAGTCCTGTGCAAGCACTGGGCGCAGGGATCGGCCGGCATCGAGGAACTGTCACGCAAGGTGGTCGAACTCGCCGAATCCGGACATTCGCAGTTCGCGCCGCTCTATCCGGACGACATGTCGCTCTTCCACAAGATCGAGACGATCGCCAAGGACATTTACCACGCCGGAGAGGTGATCGCCGACAAGTCGGTGCGCGACCAGCTTCACGCCTGGGAAGCGCAAGGCTATGGACATCTGCCGATCTGCATGGCGAAGACGCAGTATTCCTTCTCCACCGATCCGAACCTGCGCGGAGCGCCGGAAGGGCACACCGTGCCGGTCCGCGAAGTGCGGCTTTCGGCCGGTGCCGGCTTCATCGTCGTCATCACCGGCGAGATCATGACCATGCCGGGCCTGCCGAAGGTGCCGTCCTCGGAGAAGATCTTCCTCAACGAAATGGGTCAGATCGAGGGGCTGTTCTGA
- a CDS encoding Lrp/AsnC ligand binding domain-containing protein: MKELDRLDRKILRALQQEGRLTNIELAEKVNLSPTATAERVKRLTRDGYITGYMAILSPERLGRNLLVFVQVKLDRTTPDVFDSFAEAVKQSDNVMECHMVAGGFDYLVKARVAGMEAYRTFLSDVFLSLPGVRETHTYAVMEEVKSTGWLPV; this comes from the coding sequence ATGAAGGAACTCGATCGACTTGACCGGAAAATACTCCGGGCCCTGCAGCAGGAAGGCCGCCTGACGAACATCGAGCTGGCTGAGAAGGTCAATCTTTCGCCGACGGCCACGGCCGAGCGCGTCAAACGGCTCACGCGGGACGGCTACATCACCGGCTACATGGCGATTCTCTCGCCCGAGCGCCTCGGCCGCAATCTGCTTGTCTTCGTTCAGGTGAAACTGGACCGGACCACCCCTGATGTGTTCGATTCATTTGCCGAGGCCGTCAAGCAAAGCGACAATGTGATGGAATGCCACATGGTCGCCGGCGGCTTCGACTATCTCGTCAAGGCACGCGTCGCGGGGATGGAAGCCTACCGCACCTTCCTCTCCGACGTTTTCCTCTCGCTTCCAGGTGTACGCGAGACACACACCTACGCGGTGATGGAAGAGGTCAAGAGCACCGGTTGGCTGCCGGTGTAA
- a CDS encoding DUF2333 family protein — protein MLDPIVAFFQRIFAAIGRGIGLVISWLVWPFVAAANWYRQRAWIIKGPIGIALLALIGLYGYFIWQTQAWNGFNIDYVNAYNYSARKNDAGLPVKVAAGQTAPANKCEPSAIVGVTADLIDFNVNQNAWVSSMILYKLGFFGLDWDDTPWLDNKASFQRGVNQAIRRTSVELVDTLGRVRGTSGVNAELQAARGNIQFDEETWYFGLSPFGPKTPTPSFYRAAMRDLHKFNDALTQCNATFDARSDNLVQFLDRIANDLGNTSAIIRERSEFHNGGWFDTRADDRFWFAYGQLYGYYGILSAAGADFDAVITQRGLTQIWAETVKQLRAALNIQPLIISNGREDGWIMPTHLATMGFYILRVRSNLVEMRDILAR, from the coding sequence ATGCTTGACCCGATCGTCGCGTTTTTTCAGCGGATCTTCGCCGCCATCGGGCGCGGAATCGGGCTCGTCATATCATGGCTCGTCTGGCCGTTTGTCGCCGCGGCCAACTGGTATCGGCAGCGCGCTTGGATCATCAAGGGGCCCATCGGCATTGCGCTCCTCGCCCTCATCGGCCTCTACGGCTACTTCATCTGGCAGACGCAAGCCTGGAACGGCTTCAACATCGACTACGTCAACGCCTATAACTACTCAGCACGCAAGAACGATGCGGGCCTGCCGGTCAAGGTTGCGGCGGGCCAGACGGCACCTGCAAACAAATGCGAGCCCTCGGCGATCGTCGGCGTGACAGCCGACCTGATCGACTTCAACGTGAACCAGAACGCCTGGGTCTCGTCGATGATCCTCTACAAGCTCGGCTTCTTTGGCCTTGACTGGGACGACACGCCCTGGCTCGACAACAAGGCGTCGTTCCAGCGCGGCGTGAACCAGGCCATTCGCCGAACTTCGGTGGAGCTCGTGGACACGCTCGGCCGCGTGCGGGGCACCTCTGGCGTAAACGCTGAATTGCAGGCGGCGCGCGGCAATATCCAGTTCGATGAGGAGACATGGTATTTCGGCCTGAGCCCGTTCGGCCCGAAGACGCCGACCCCGAGCTTTTACCGGGCGGCGATGCGGGATCTGCACAAGTTCAACGATGCGCTGACACAGTGCAACGCCACCTTTGACGCCCGCTCCGACAACCTCGTGCAGTTCCTCGACCGCATTGCCAACGACCTCGGCAACACGTCGGCAATCATCCGTGAGCGTTCCGAGTTTCACAACGGCGGGTGGTTCGACACACGCGCGGACGATCGCTTCTGGTTCGCCTACGGCCAGCTCTATGGCTACTACGGAATTCTGTCCGCCGCCGGTGCCGATTTCGACGCTGTGATCACGCAGCGCGGTCTGACGCAGATCTGGGCGGAAACCGTCAAGCAGTTGCGCGCGGCGCTGAACATCCAGCCGCTAATCATCTCCAACGGCCGCGAGGACGGCTGGATCATGCCGACGCACCTCGCCACCATGGGCTTCTACATCCTGCGCGTCCGATCAAACCTGGTCGAGATGCGGGATATCCTGGCGCGCTGA
- a CDS encoding DUF6638 family protein — protein sequence MKRLLEAELIYGRLLDVSEPHLVERYNKALEAFGLPRTNLKQFSIDMTGFAPEIADELGDRDYLDPNRVNRRFIILTPDQVELPVVHTSFSNTAALMHEFFNANARAINAITIRDALYGEIEDTVSVVNDVDDLLSINEVRFRVLSAEDLLDKATELRTLVDRLRTVPDAWSDDEMLNRMVELAKQAGDIRQNALVPDQLVFRHEAFWANHFGGVYVFLDGNQTTVICDPSVPGFRRSRPWQVSYIALDDYQRIFAFLASTKRLELPRASWVEASGLLQHRADMTITNLVNREDPRADLAKADRIWLQTWMHRNAALIAEDGAYPFLQEALRIIAATGEIRMKDVDPWGRFLLVRALPDHPDQWLVNQLISQLTPFDFVSRFVFDKQGFYDSYEKFSEKFREFVVETLTRTYLKDKPAFRQRLYGIGEDKGNA from the coding sequence ATGAAACGCCTCCTTGAAGCCGAGCTTATCTACGGGCGGCTGCTCGACGTGTCCGAGCCGCATCTGGTCGAGCGCTACAACAAGGCGCTTGAGGCCTTCGGTCTGCCGCGGACGAACCTCAAGCAGTTCAGCATCGATATGACCGGCTTTGCGCCGGAAATCGCCGATGAACTCGGCGACCGCGACTATCTCGATCCGAACCGGGTAAACCGCCGCTTCATCATCCTGACGCCCGATCAGGTCGAGTTGCCGGTCGTGCACACGAGCTTTTCCAACACCGCCGCCCTGATGCACGAGTTCTTCAACGCCAATGCGCGCGCCATCAATGCGATCACGATACGCGACGCGCTCTATGGCGAGATCGAGGACACCGTCTCGGTCGTCAACGACGTCGACGACCTGCTCTCCATCAACGAGGTGCGCTTCCGTGTCTTGTCGGCGGAGGATCTGCTCGACAAGGCGACCGAGCTTCGCACGCTCGTCGATCGGCTCAGGACCGTGCCCGACGCCTGGTCGGACGACGAGATGCTGAACAGGATGGTGGAGCTTGCCAAGCAGGCGGGCGACATTCGCCAGAATGCGCTGGTTCCGGACCAGCTCGTCTTCCGTCATGAGGCCTTTTGGGCCAATCACTTCGGCGGCGTCTATGTCTTTCTGGACGGCAATCAGACGACGGTGATCTGCGACCCGTCCGTGCCCGGGTTCCGGCGGTCACGTCCCTGGCAAGTGAGCTATATCGCGCTGGACGATTACCAGCGCATCTTTGCGTTCCTGGCGTCGACGAAACGGCTTGAGTTGCCGCGCGCCTCGTGGGTCGAGGCGTCCGGCCTGTTGCAGCATCGCGCCGACATGACGATCACCAATCTGGTGAACCGGGAAGACCCGCGGGCGGACCTTGCCAAGGCCGACCGCATCTGGTTGCAGACATGGATGCATCGCAATGCGGCGCTGATCGCCGAAGATGGCGCCTACCCCTTCCTGCAGGAGGCGTTGCGCATCATAGCGGCGACGGGCGAGATCCGGATGAAGGACGTCGATCCATGGGGCCGTTTTCTGCTGGTGCGGGCGTTGCCGGACCATCCCGACCAATGGCTGGTCAACCAGCTGATTTCGCAACTGACCCCGTTCGATTTCGTCTCCCGCTTCGTCTTCGACAAGCAGGGCTTTTACGATAGCTACGAAAAGTTCAGCGAAAAGTTTCGGGAATTTGTGGTTGAAACGTTGACGCGAACCTATCTGAAGGACAAGCCTGCCTTTCGGCAGAGGCTCTATGGTATTGGAGAGGACAAAGGTAATGCTTGA
- a CDS encoding AAA family ATPase has protein sequence MSLNAGLTMIPESDIAKHQAVAQAMVTRLVILEADGGPASTAISGTGRRFVSTVSSGGMRRTREVELSKTIALIRPTDPLLSPAQHQLLYRSRRGIEIALAVADVFARQTELEQLQSRNTTAPLAGEEATRFKALLSAAAYVAAFTFAAYLGATLPGEGEPAEDTDAPDYLFETAQDAVKSLVAGLDRSIAGAADDTALIARARAFARVALEGLILRRARFTGLSTFDSAHIRIEQDDFTINGFDVAPGQKRKLLSMSFKKPNEIVGNHIAKYQAMRLAKMLMAYDFERQMNPFVELGGFLFTFIGDGMPGTGKTMLIQMLAGLLDDYCRIAGYPFHYENFGVDQISSYQGKSGQNCKEFVNNVVNPKAIGFGTIDDVDQVAAKRSDDRASAGQHEVTAVLMESFAGASTVVRGNCTFGMFSNYPENVDDALRQRAGARWLVDGPQSEADYIDIFAILVGKNHSIPLGEHALLAGQEIKQAVSTSYGQHSRPQEDGLLAVWERYEKAHSKLETLADVGTYLHMIKEAEPRFTGRAIKNITDAIKMRAMDVDLPDEWFATPEAFMHKSYDEKTQMIEALRGPITMEMVLQEINRYADSEFRYSDKSDDAAVAEIIRRERQRERAIREIETMKADGRWDADR, from the coding sequence ATGAGTCTGAACGCCGGCCTGACCATGATCCCCGAAAGCGATATCGCAAAGCACCAGGCGGTCGCGCAGGCGATGGTGACGCGGCTTGTCATCCTGGAAGCCGACGGTGGTCCGGCAAGCACGGCGATTTCGGGAACGGGGCGGCGCTTCGTTTCCACCGTCTCGAGCGGCGGCATGCGGCGCACGCGCGAGGTCGAGCTATCCAAAACGATCGCGTTGATCCGCCCGACTGACCCCCTGTTGTCGCCGGCGCAGCACCAGCTTCTCTATCGTTCCCGCCGCGGCATCGAAATCGCGCTCGCCGTTGCCGACGTGTTCGCGCGGCAGACGGAACTGGAGCAACTGCAATCGAGGAATACGACGGCGCCGCTTGCAGGCGAGGAAGCAACTCGCTTCAAGGCGCTGCTCTCGGCCGCGGCTTACGTCGCAGCCTTCACCTTTGCCGCCTATCTTGGTGCGACCTTGCCCGGGGAAGGCGAGCCGGCGGAGGACACGGACGCGCCTGACTACTTGTTCGAGACGGCACAGGACGCGGTGAAGAGCCTCGTGGCCGGCCTCGACCGCAGCATCGCCGGGGCCGCGGACGACACAGCGCTGATCGCGCGGGCGCGGGCCTTCGCCCGCGTCGCGCTGGAGGGGCTAATCCTTCGCAGGGCGCGATTCACCGGCCTTTCCACCTTCGATAGCGCGCATATCCGCATCGAGCAGGACGACTTCACCATCAACGGCTTCGACGTGGCGCCGGGACAGAAGCGCAAGCTCCTGTCGATGAGCTTCAAGAAACCGAACGAGATCGTCGGCAACCATATCGCCAAATACCAGGCGATGCGGCTTGCCAAGATGCTGATGGCCTACGATTTCGAGCGGCAGATGAACCCGTTTGTCGAGCTCGGCGGTTTCCTCTTCACCTTCATCGGTGACGGCATGCCGGGCACCGGCAAGACCATGCTGATCCAGATGCTGGCGGGGCTTCTGGACGACTACTGCCGCATCGCCGGCTATCCGTTCCACTACGAGAACTTCGGCGTCGACCAGATCTCGTCTTACCAGGGCAAGTCCGGGCAGAACTGCAAGGAGTTCGTCAACAACGTCGTCAACCCGAAGGCGATCGGTTTCGGCACGATCGACGACGTCGACCAGGTCGCGGCGAAACGCTCAGACGACCGTGCCTCGGCCGGCCAGCACGAGGTGACGGCGGTCTTGATGGAGAGTTTTGCCGGCGCTTCGACAGTCGTGCGCGGAAACTGCACGTTCGGCATGTTTTCCAACTATCCCGAGAATGTGGACGATGCGCTTCGCCAGCGCGCAGGCGCCCGCTGGCTTGTCGACGGACCGCAATCGGAGGCGGACTATATCGATATCTTCGCGATTCTCGTCGGCAAGAACCATTCGATCCCGCTGGGCGAGCATGCGCTGCTCGCCGGTCAGGAGATCAAGCAGGCGGTCTCGACCTCCTATGGCCAGCATTCCCGTCCGCAGGAAGACGGGTTGCTCGCGGTCTGGGAGCGCTACGAGAAAGCGCACAGTAAACTGGAAACGCTCGCGGATGTCGGCACGTATCTGCACATGATCAAGGAGGCGGAACCCCGCTTCACCGGCCGGGCGATCAAGAACATCACTGACGCGATCAAGATGCGGGCCATGGACGTCGACTTGCCGGACGAATGGTTCGCCACCCCGGAAGCGTTCATGCACAAGTCCTATGACGAGAAGACGCAGATGATCGAGGCGCTGCGCGGCCCCATCACAATGGAGATGGTGCTGCAGGAGATCAACCGCTACGCCGACAGCGAATTCCGCTATTCCGACAAGTCCGACGACGCCGCCGTTGCCGAGATCATCCGCCGCGAGCGCCAGCGTGAACGGGCAATCCGCGAGATCGAGACGATGAAGGCCGATGGGCGGTGGGACGCTGATAGATGA
- a CDS encoding cytochrome c family protein — protein MKITLASALLILATATAAQADGDATAGKTVFKKCVACHTTDPGNRVGPSLGGVVGRPVASADGFKYSKAMQEFGKDKVWDETALSEFLAAPRATVKGTSMAFAGLKKPQDIADLLAFLKDPAAVK, from the coding sequence GTGAAGATCACTTTAGCTTCCGCCCTTCTCATTCTTGCGACTGCAACGGCTGCGCAAGCCGATGGTGATGCGACGGCCGGCAAGACCGTTTTCAAGAAATGCGTCGCCTGTCACACCACCGACCCGGGCAATCGGGTCGGTCCGTCCTTGGGCGGCGTGGTCGGCCGGCCGGTGGCTTCGGCGGACGGGTTCAAGTACTCCAAGGCCATGCAGGAGTTCGGCAAGGACAAGGTCTGGGATGAAACTGCCCTCTCTGAATTCCTTGCTGCACCGCGGGCGACGGTCAAGGGAACGTCGATGGCGTTCGCTGGCCTGAAGAAGCCGCAGGACATCGCCGACCTTCTCGCCTTCCTCAAGGATCCAGCGGCGGTAAAATGA